In Leptospira sp. WS58.C1, a single genomic region encodes these proteins:
- a CDS encoding acyl-CoA dehydrogenase family protein — protein MLQNNYFNDVSDLRLHFDHIINWKEIVDSYEGGFVDAAKFKAGDERFAAAPSSYEEALEYYKTLLDSVGEFAGKEIAPYVAELDKVGVKFENGKVVFPEKLLEIVRKARDAGLQPTGFSRKYGGLGVPWTVRAFFSEILYRVDASVCISIGCVNLAEIIEKNGSEELKDEWLPRLAAGEFACAMGLTEPDHGSDLPGLRTKAVHKEGNIYLLNGTKRFITQGCGTGEIPAILLLLARTGNPGSGARGLSFFLVQSKDVQIAGIEKKMGLHCSPTCEIVLENTPGILIGEEGHGLIKHTMGMLNGARMGISQQGVGIAQAALAETKKYTSERIQFGKPIGTIPAVRKILRRMERETMAMRCLMLEGARAMDLYYFRGDHLKEKGATERDLKSDVVLKYWEKLAGILTPISKFYCSESCVKIAGDAVQLHGGAGFTDDYDVSRIYRDSRITTIYDGTSQIQVNASIGGIVTGMSGHGFLREYIDNEWSHFPTEETKVLSDVWDGFQEAVAMYKELATSEEREETADEIVWASARLLSGLLFYRSTLRIPEELRADRLSHVEEYNLDSLGYMEGLKAKLKVKVSSRQAV, from the coding sequence ATGCTACAAAATAACTACTTTAACGATGTATCCGACTTAAGGTTACATTTCGATCATATCATCAATTGGAAAGAAATCGTGGATTCCTATGAGGGCGGATTTGTAGATGCCGCTAAATTCAAAGCCGGGGACGAAAGATTTGCCGCTGCACCTTCTTCTTATGAAGAAGCATTAGAATATTATAAAACACTATTGGATTCCGTTGGGGAATTTGCAGGGAAAGAGATCGCTCCTTATGTTGCCGAATTGGACAAAGTCGGCGTTAAATTCGAGAATGGAAAAGTGGTATTCCCCGAAAAACTATTGGAGATCGTTCGAAAAGCAAGGGATGCGGGCTTACAACCCACCGGCTTTTCCAGAAAATACGGCGGACTCGGAGTCCCGTGGACTGTCCGAGCATTCTTTAGTGAAATCTTATATAGGGTGGATGCATCCGTTTGTATTTCCATCGGTTGTGTGAATTTGGCCGAGATCATCGAGAAGAACGGAAGTGAAGAATTAAAAGACGAATGGTTGCCTCGCTTGGCTGCGGGAGAATTTGCATGCGCTATGGGACTTACGGAGCCTGACCATGGTTCAGATCTGCCGGGGCTTCGGACTAAAGCCGTTCATAAAGAAGGAAATATTTATCTTTTAAACGGAACAAAAAGATTTATCACCCAAGGATGTGGAACAGGAGAAATTCCTGCGATCCTTTTGTTATTAGCGAGGACCGGAAATCCGGGAAGCGGGGCTCGAGGGCTTTCCTTCTTCTTAGTGCAATCCAAAGACGTACAAATTGCGGGAATAGAAAAGAAGATGGGTCTGCATTGTTCTCCTACTTGTGAGATCGTTTTAGAAAATACTCCGGGAATTTTGATCGGAGAAGAAGGCCATGGACTCATTAAACATACAATGGGAATGTTGAACGGGGCCCGGATGGGAATTTCCCAGCAAGGAGTCGGGATCGCGCAAGCAGCGTTAGCCGAAACCAAAAAATACACTTCCGAACGGATACAATTCGGAAAACCGATCGGAACGATCCCTGCAGTCCGTAAAATCCTCCGAAGAATGGAAAGAGAAACAATGGCAATGCGCTGTTTAATGTTGGAAGGCGCTAGAGCTATGGATCTGTATTATTTCAGGGGAGATCATCTGAAAGAAAAAGGGGCCACGGAAAGAGATCTTAAATCGGACGTGGTCCTGAAATACTGGGAAAAGTTAGCCGGAATACTCACACCTATTTCCAAGTTTTATTGCTCCGAATCTTGTGTGAAGATTGCAGGCGATGCTGTGCAACTTCATGGAGGAGCAGGTTTCACGGACGATTACGATGTCTCCAGGATTTACAGGGACTCAAGGATCACGACGATTTATGACGGGACTTCTCAGATACAAGTGAATGCTAGTATAGGTGGGATCGTTACCGGAATGAGCGGTCACGGTTTTTTAAGGGAATATATAGACAACGAATGGTCCCATTTCCCAACCGAGGAGACAAAGGTTCTTTCAGATGTTTGGGACGGTTTCCAAGAAGCGGTCGCAATGTATAAAGAACTCGCTACTTCGGAGGAAAGGGAAGAGACTGCCGATGAGATCGTTTGGGCAAGCGCCAGACTCCTTTCCGGTTTACTATTCTATCGTTCTACACTTCGTATTCCGGAAGAGCTGAGAGCTGACAGACTTTCTCATGTGGAGGAATATAATCTGGACAGTCTTGGGTATATGGAAGGTCTGAAAGCAAAGTTGAAAGTAAAGGTTTCCTCAAGGCAAGCGGTTTAG
- the fliD gene encoding flagellar filament capping protein FliD → MPAFSIPGLSSGQDTNQIVKKLVELEAKPIRRLEKQNGFNQAQVKAWSDLKTLTTDLQNKTREIISFTAPFATKSIVSDPEGVITGDAARSASSGKRKIEVKELATFHQISGDPIDSERKIPAGTFKILSGEIEKEIEFQGGTIRDLYLTVRTAAAGIVQPTLVKVDQDKTVLTLAASQSGKDNQLKFDDPNGVLKAATLVGGMLPQDPPQSFYLPWEASQTNPFQPDKYGMIANAKPTFIPADPEKKEPSKIKLSSKQAFQFHIDAKEGKKGARIEATLSEPLEEGETISLGVIYDQDEQDKVFLEQAYHKEGKVRITFKSNMDGKKIHKVIVINQTGKEKEFSNFRFVLPAEFNGAKPAKTIVEAKDAVFTVDGIEITRPKNEGLTDVLDGVLLNLNKKSEGGPASVDIKVDSAKGIRMIKEFIEAYNNVLKYSKDATAVNREGGISDSKLEDPDITRSFWEGKTKTGILAGENSVIRLVAGMKTVTTSSFPAYPNSEIRTLSDVGISTGEVGSKWADIQEGLLTLDEAKLAAKLAENPDAVRHLFAQDTNSDARMDTGVGVNLVEHLKPYTQFAGGLVTSKIKLLEEQVSDNNKKIKNFESHLMSYEKKLKEKFLYMEQGVGRNKAVGSYLNNNLSRGQGGDDK, encoded by the coding sequence ATGCCCGCATTCTCTATTCCGGGATTGAGTTCCGGCCAGGATACGAACCAAATCGTAAAAAAACTGGTAGAGCTAGAAGCAAAGCCGATTCGCCGTTTGGAAAAACAAAACGGTTTCAATCAGGCCCAGGTTAAGGCGTGGTCCGATCTTAAAACTCTTACTACTGACCTCCAAAATAAAACGAGAGAAATTATTTCTTTTACGGCGCCCTTTGCGACGAAGTCTATCGTTTCCGATCCGGAAGGTGTGATCACCGGTGATGCTGCGCGTTCTGCAAGCAGCGGTAAACGTAAGATAGAAGTGAAAGAGCTTGCTACATTTCATCAGATCTCGGGCGATCCTATCGATTCGGAGAGAAAGATCCCTGCCGGGACATTTAAGATCCTTTCCGGAGAGATAGAGAAGGAGATTGAGTTCCAAGGCGGGACTATTCGAGATCTATATCTTACCGTACGAACCGCGGCTGCGGGGATCGTTCAGCCTACGCTTGTAAAAGTGGATCAGGATAAAACGGTTTTAACGTTAGCCGCTTCTCAATCCGGCAAGGATAATCAATTGAAGTTCGACGATCCGAACGGGGTACTTAAAGCGGCTACTCTTGTGGGAGGAATGCTTCCTCAGGATCCTCCTCAGTCTTTTTATCTTCCATGGGAAGCGAGCCAAACAAATCCATTCCAACCGGATAAGTACGGTATGATTGCGAATGCAAAACCTACTTTTATCCCTGCGGACCCGGAGAAAAAAGAACCTTCTAAGATCAAATTAAGCTCTAAACAAGCTTTCCAATTCCATATAGATGCGAAAGAAGGAAAGAAGGGCGCAAGGATCGAGGCTACTCTTTCCGAACCTTTGGAGGAAGGGGAAACGATTTCCTTAGGTGTGATCTACGATCAGGACGAACAAGATAAAGTATTCTTAGAACAGGCTTATCATAAGGAAGGGAAGGTTCGTATTACTTTTAAGTCCAATATGGACGGCAAAAAGATCCATAAGGTAATCGTAATCAACCAAACCGGAAAGGAGAAGGAATTCTCGAATTTCAGATTCGTTCTTCCCGCGGAGTTCAACGGTGCTAAACCCGCAAAGACCATCGTAGAAGCAAAGGATGCGGTTTTTACGGTAGACGGAATTGAGATCACTCGACCTAAAAACGAGGGTCTAACCGATGTTTTGGACGGAGTTCTTCTGAATTTGAATAAAAAGAGCGAAGGTGGTCCGGCGAGCGTCGATATCAAAGTGGATTCCGCAAAAGGTATCCGTATGATCAAGGAATTTATAGAAGCATATAATAATGTTCTAAAATACTCCAAGGATGCCACCGCTGTTAATAGGGAAGGCGGGATCAGCGATTCTAAACTGGAAGATCCGGATATTACCAGATCTTTCTGGGAAGGAAAAACGAAAACCGGCATTTTGGCCGGAGAAAATTCCGTCATTCGTTTGGTTGCGGGTATGAAAACCGTTACCACTTCTTCTTTTCCCGCTTATCCGAATTCGGAGATCAGGACTCTTTCCGATGTTGGAATTTCGACTGGAGAAGTGGGAAGTAAATGGGCCGATATCCAAGAAGGTCTTCTAACTCTAGACGAAGCGAAATTAGCCGCAAAACTTGCGGAGAATCCGGATGCAGTCCGCCATTTATTCGCCCAAGACACCAATTCCGACGCCAGGATGGACACGGGAGTTGGCGTGAACCTGGTGGAACATTTGAAACCTTATACGCAGTTTGCGGGCGGACTGGTAACAAGCAAGATCAAGTTATTGGAAGAACAGGTCTCCGATAATAATAAGAAGATCAAAAACTTCGAGTCTCACCTGATGAGTTACGAGAAAAAACTCAAAGAGAAATTCCTGTATATGGAGCAGGGTGTGGGAAGGAACAAGGCCGTAGGATCCTATCTGAACAATAATCTCAGTAGGGGACAAGGCGGAGACGATAAATAA
- a CDS encoding bifunctional riboflavin kinase/FAD synthetase — protein sequence MKILRSLENLKSNLKTSTVVTLGNFDGIHLGHQALLERTKEISLEKGLPSCVVTYHPNPALVLGKDKDLGGITTQTDKENLIESYGIDWLVVVPFTLEFAQIEAETFLKEILIDQLGAKSILIGFNHCFGKGRRGDYDLLKKYSSEYGYDLEKLEPVFLGSTKLSSSYIRSLLREGKVEEAEECLGREFSVAGRVVQGHKRGRTIGFPTANVEPFPELILPGVGVYAGRTEIEGKTYPSMINIGNNPTFGDQSVTLESHIFDFSDDIYGKKVNVIFTKKIREEIKFPGVDALVLQLKKDETLSRKILQER from the coding sequence TTGAAAATTCTTAGAAGTCTGGAGAACTTAAAAAGCAACCTAAAGACTTCCACAGTCGTAACTTTGGGGAATTTTGACGGGATCCATCTGGGCCACCAGGCTCTTTTAGAAAGAACCAAGGAAATTTCCCTGGAAAAAGGCCTCCCCTCTTGTGTGGTCACCTATCACCCCAATCCCGCTTTGGTCTTAGGAAAAGACAAGGATTTAGGCGGGATCACCACTCAGACGGATAAAGAAAATTTAATAGAATCTTACGGGATCGATTGGCTTGTAGTTGTCCCATTTACTCTGGAATTCGCCCAAATAGAAGCGGAAACGTTCCTAAAGGAGATACTGATCGATCAATTGGGGGCAAAATCCATCTTGATCGGATTCAATCATTGTTTCGGAAAAGGGAGAAGAGGAGATTACGATCTTCTCAAAAAATACTCCTCCGAGTACGGGTACGATTTGGAAAAATTGGAACCGGTATTTCTCGGCTCTACAAAACTATCTAGCTCTTATATTCGTTCCTTATTGAGGGAAGGTAAGGTAGAAGAAGCGGAAGAATGTCTTGGTCGAGAATTCTCCGTCGCAGGAAGGGTAGTCCAAGGCCATAAAAGAGGAAGGACCATAGGATTTCCTACCGCCAATGTGGAACCGTTCCCTGAGTTGATCCTGCCCGGAGTCGGAGTTTATGCAGGGAGAACCGAGATAGAAGGAAAAACCTATCCTTCTATGATCAATATAGGAAATAATCCTACGTTCGGTGATCAATCCGTCACATTAGAAAGTCATATATTCGATTTTTCGGACGATATCTATGGGAAGAAGGTAAACGTAATTTTTACCAAAAAGATCAGAGAAGAGATCAAATTCCCGGGTGTGGACGCTCTTGTTTTGCAATTGAAGAAGGACGAGACTCTTTCTAGAAAAATACTGCAAGAACGATAA
- a CDS encoding SpoIIE family protein phosphatase produces MNYYLFLPISALIINTLLISYVFARRFRSSVIRDFLRFVLFLNLWLISYILYWSMLPPEWMTPIFKLSCFTWIPVGLLFLETVYGFLNIRSTILLPFFRFSVVLTIFLTASTDWIIKGSILYDWGYELEPGILFVPFSSIAVSGPAIWGLYLLLKERFRTKQRKIRQQLNYWIIGTTIALGISAYTELFNLDEQGRFLFVPLSPAAISIQAFFIFIAITRYGFLNISLERIAVELFRDIHDGIILTKENHEFFFANQAAIAILDGSPSKEGLFKPEWHFAGYREEQDHIPRDYQLLNNSVIQFIELTVSEIKITENESGTLYLLRDITEKKAAQEKIHQLYSQIVNDLEIARVTQASIITQKFPDKGSYRIHSFFEPIDKVGGDMLRVIEHSEERVDILFADVSGHGIASAMVGGMLSIAFQIVSDKKLSPKESLSEIHEMLSKVVLHHHISAVYASFYPTENRVKFSYAGHHPMLVFREGKIYPLEGEGRILLAVKELHLNDYHFDLQPSDRLLFYSDGLYEVKNDLGEIFGYEEFLDWIQGMADRDTRSLLEAAHRKALEFGNGKHNDDLAMLALEIRP; encoded by the coding sequence ATGAATTATTACCTTTTTCTGCCAATAAGCGCTCTAATCATAAATACTCTTCTTATTTCTTACGTTTTCGCGAGAAGGTTCCGAAGTTCGGTCATTCGTGATTTTTTACGTTTCGTTTTGTTCTTAAATCTCTGGTTAATTTCTTACATTTTATATTGGAGCATGCTTCCTCCGGAATGGATGACTCCTATTTTTAAACTTTCTTGTTTTACCTGGATCCCGGTTGGCCTATTATTTTTGGAAACCGTATATGGATTTTTAAACATTCGTTCGACAATACTTTTACCATTCTTTCGTTTTTCCGTAGTGCTTACAATTTTTCTGACCGCTTCCACAGATTGGATCATCAAAGGTTCTATCTTGTACGATTGGGGGTACGAATTAGAGCCTGGGATTTTATTCGTTCCGTTCAGTTCGATTGCTGTCAGCGGCCCTGCAATCTGGGGGCTTTATCTTCTTTTAAAAGAAAGATTCAGGACAAAACAAAGAAAGATCAGACAACAATTAAATTACTGGATAATAGGAACTACGATCGCTTTAGGAATCAGCGCATACACGGAGTTATTTAACTTGGACGAACAGGGTAGATTTTTATTCGTTCCTTTGAGTCCTGCCGCAATCAGTATACAGGCATTCTTCATTTTTATTGCGATCACACGTTATGGCTTTTTAAATATCAGTTTGGAAAGGATCGCAGTAGAATTATTCCGTGATATCCATGATGGGATCATCCTTACAAAAGAGAATCATGAATTCTTTTTTGCAAATCAAGCTGCAATCGCGATCTTAGACGGTTCTCCTTCTAAGGAAGGTCTATTCAAACCGGAATGGCATTTTGCCGGTTATAGAGAAGAACAGGATCATATTCCCAGAGACTACCAATTGTTGAATAACTCGGTTATTCAATTCATAGAACTCACTGTCTCAGAGATCAAGATCACTGAGAATGAATCAGGGACTCTCTATCTATTACGGGACATCACTGAAAAAAAGGCGGCTCAAGAAAAGATCCATCAATTATATTCACAGATCGTAAACGACCTGGAGATCGCAAGGGTTACCCAGGCATCTATCATCACTCAGAAGTTTCCGGACAAGGGTTCTTATAGGATCCATTCCTTTTTCGAACCCATCGACAAAGTGGGAGGGGATATGTTGAGAGTGATAGAACATTCCGAAGAAAGAGTGGATATACTCTTTGCGGACGTTTCCGGTCATGGGATCGCTTCCGCCATGGTAGGCGGAATGCTTTCTATCGCATTCCAGATCGTATCGGATAAAAAACTTTCTCCTAAGGAAAGTTTGTCCGAGATCCACGAAATGCTCTCCAAGGTGGTATTACACCATCATATCTCTGCGGTCTATGCGAGTTTTTATCCGACTGAAAATAGAGTTAAATTCTCTTACGCGGGACATCATCCTATGCTTGTTTTCAGAGAGGGGAAAATTTACCCTCTGGAAGGAGAAGGTAGGATACTACTGGCAGTTAAGGAATTACACCTAAACGATTACCATTTTGATCTACAACCTTCCGATAGATTATTATTCTACTCAGACGGTTTATACGAAGTAAAAAACGATCTGGGAGAAATTTTCGGTTACGAAGAATTCTTGGACTGGATCCAAGGGATGGCGGATAGAGACACTCGCTCTCTTTTGGAAGCGGCCCACCGAAAAGCATTGGAATTCGGAAACGGAAAACATAACGACGATTTGGCGATGCTCGCTTTGGAAATACGACCATGA
- a CDS encoding response regulator, with protein METETSQNAILCVDDEAIILITLQKELKKQLGNLFQYETALNAEEAMEVIDDLVKAGVNVILILSDWLMPGIKGDEFLILVHQKYPNIRSILITGHVDAAAVDRVKKEAGTYTVIPKPWDVNKLMEAVRVCCNLN; from the coding sequence TTGGAAACTGAAACATCACAGAATGCGATCCTATGTGTGGATGACGAGGCGATCATCTTAATTACCTTACAAAAGGAATTAAAGAAGCAGCTCGGAAATTTATTCCAATACGAGACTGCATTAAATGCAGAAGAGGCTATGGAAGTCATAGATGATCTGGTAAAGGCAGGTGTGAATGTGATCTTGATCCTTTCCGATTGGTTGATGCCGGGGATTAAGGGAGATGAGTTCTTAATTTTAGTTCATCAAAAGTATCCGAATATCCGATCCATACTGATCACGGGACATGTGGATGCTGCCGCCGTGGATCGGGTTAAAAAAGAAGCGGGGACTTATACAGTGATCCCAAAACCTTGGGACGTGAACAAACTAATGGAAGCAGTTCGAGTTTGTTGTAATTTGAATTAG
- a CDS encoding SpoIIE family protein phosphatase: protein MNPYLILPLFALFINLWLFTYVLALKGKHKVVHLYLLYSGALSFWIISIILYWSFLPFHWMTWVFKISSISWLLVGPLFLEFVFAFLSKNPNIVLYLLRGLALAIFPITLTTDWIIAGVERKYWGDMLVQGPLYVYGVNLLIVSPPVYAIFLLIFESRKEEIGFRKQCYLLAFGTLLSSVLGFLTTVLPRILSNGDLHYPPLSGSVSVIQSACIFIAIAKYGFLEIRLEKIALQLYSKLREGVILLSASDDLLYWNESAKEMLGFPKIAANPERLDLGKFLEGFTRRPFSRMDFKRKFSEKDRTYSEEEMLPSSDSVYLEVSKSEIPISGRDLGRVYVLRDITEKKEASERINMLYSRVIRDLDIAREVQNTITTRDFPTSDKFKIFSYFRPYDRVGGDVLNCSESVDGSLEILFADVSGHGISSAMVAAMASISFNVFSRKGSKPKEGLLFTNDLLSSVVTQHFISAVFLRYNPNTRILEYSYAGHHAGLLLRDGETLDLKGKGGVLLAVGTPILEDFQVQLRPGDRVLLYSDGLFEVRGSKGIPMGNSTLVEAVKKLSYQDSDSLIRSLVSYSESFGDGIMTDDLTLFCLEITG from the coding sequence ATGAATCCGTACCTGATTCTTCCATTATTCGCATTATTCATCAATCTATGGTTGTTCACCTATGTTTTGGCCCTCAAAGGAAAACATAAGGTAGTTCATTTGTATCTATTATATTCCGGAGCATTAAGTTTTTGGATCATTTCCATCATATTATACTGGTCCTTCTTACCGTTTCATTGGATGACTTGGGTCTTTAAGATCAGTTCTATTTCCTGGTTATTAGTCGGGCCTTTATTCTTGGAGTTCGTATTCGCGTTCTTATCAAAAAATCCGAATATAGTTTTATACCTCTTGCGGGGACTGGCTCTCGCAATTTTCCCGATTACATTGACCACCGATTGGATCATAGCGGGTGTAGAAAGAAAATACTGGGGAGACATGCTCGTCCAAGGACCTCTGTACGTTTACGGCGTCAATCTGCTCATAGTTTCTCCTCCGGTATATGCGATCTTTCTATTGATTTTCGAATCCAGAAAAGAAGAGATCGGATTCAGAAAACAATGTTACCTTTTGGCATTCGGAACACTTTTATCTTCGGTACTCGGATTTTTGACCACCGTACTTCCGAGGATACTATCTAACGGAGATCTACATTATCCTCCATTGAGCGGAAGCGTAAGCGTGATCCAATCCGCCTGCATATTCATAGCGATCGCAAAGTACGGATTTTTAGAGATCCGATTGGAAAAGATCGCCCTTCAATTGTATTCAAAACTAAGAGAAGGAGTGATCCTTTTATCCGCTTCCGATGACCTATTGTATTGGAACGAAAGTGCAAAAGAAATGTTAGGTTTTCCTAAAATAGCAGCCAATCCGGAAAGACTGGATCTTGGAAAATTTTTAGAAGGATTTACGAGAAGGCCCTTTTCTAGAATGGACTTCAAAAGAAAATTTTCGGAAAAAGATCGGACCTACTCCGAAGAAGAGATGTTACCCTCCTCCGATTCGGTATATTTAGAAGTCTCTAAATCGGAGATCCCCATCTCAGGAAGAGACCTAGGAAGAGTGTATGTCCTTAGAGACATCACGGAAAAAAAAGAAGCTTCGGAAAGGATCAACATGCTCTATTCCAGAGTGATCCGGGATCTGGACATAGCAAGAGAAGTGCAAAATACGATCACTACTCGGGACTTCCCCACTTCCGATAAATTCAAGATATTCTCCTATTTTCGTCCTTACGATCGTGTAGGTGGAGACGTTCTGAATTGTTCCGAAAGTGTAGACGGAAGCCTTGAGATCCTATTCGCAGATGTTTCAGGACATGGGATCTCATCCGCAATGGTGGCAGCAATGGCTTCCATCTCCTTTAACGTATTTTCCAGAAAAGGAAGTAAACCTAAAGAAGGGTTACTATTCACAAACGATCTACTTTCCTCCGTTGTAACACAACATTTTATCTCTGCGGTTTTCCTTAGATATAATCCAAATACAAGAATATTAGAATATAGTTATGCAGGTCATCATGCAGGACTTCTTCTCAGAGACGGGGAAACTTTGGACCTAAAAGGTAAAGGAGGGGTCTTACTTGCGGTAGGTACTCCCATTTTGGAGGATTTTCAGGTACAACTCCGTCCCGGGGACAGGGTACTATTGTATTCCGACGGTTTATTCGAAGTCAGGGGCTCGAAAGGGATTCCGATGGGAAATTCGACGCTTGTGGAGGCGGTAAAAAAACTTTCATACCAGGATTCCGACAGTCTGATCCGCTCCTTAGTATCCTATTCGGAATCCTTCGGAGACGGGATCATGACGGACGATCTAACCTTATTCTGTTTGGAAATTACCGGTTAA